One genomic window of Medicago truncatula cultivar Jemalong A17 chromosome 1, MtrunA17r5.0-ANR, whole genome shotgun sequence includes the following:
- the LOC25483290 gene encoding uncharacterized protein yields MENSPQDHHSLPPPPGVVHNYSLNLPYQPAQDALLREQELATQNIIRTQREMAAMESPSTSTKDFDNSDIFSQRHHPNALKEHLLNMATDHRAQIAVKRPNPTYPQQQGNTEIGNGYGVPGGGAYNDVPKLNADDAGNNASGQPESKLDGCSEQKPASKELPEYLKQKLKARGILKDDRHSEDPKATSAEFMGNEKLPPGWVKAKDPGSGAFYYYNESTGRSQWEKPGEASLTQQSTTVLCLPDSWVEALDETTGHKYYYNTKTKVSQWKHPNSTQKVVSDQLVSSVGHVDDQSSNLPRCMGCGGWGVGLVQAWSYCSHCTRVLNLPQCQYLSSNLINQQSSAPHPRENSDKMASKQRASWKPPIDKGNKKMGKKRAHEEDDELDPMDPSSYSDAPRGGWVVGLKSVQPRAADTTATGPLFQQRPYPSPGAVLRKNAEVASQKKKPNSNFTPISKRGDGSDGLGDAD; encoded by the exons ATGGAGAATTCTCCCCAAGATCATCATTCACTCCCTCCCCCTCCCGGCGTTGTTCATAATTATTCTCTCAATCTTCCTTATCAACCTGCTCAGGATGCTCTTTTGCGGGAACAA GAACTTGCTACCCAAAATATCATTAGGACTCAAAGAGAGATGGCGGCAATGGAATCACCTTCTACTTCTACCAAGGATTTTGATAATTCAGACATATTCTCCCAACGTCATCACCCCAATGCTTTGAAGGAACACCTCTTGAATATGGCTACTGATCATAGGGCTCAAATCGCTGTTAAGCGTCCAAACCCGACATATCCACAACAACAAG GCAACACAGAAATAGGTAATGGATATGGTGTACCTGGTGGAGGTGCCTATAACGACGTTCCCAAGCTTAACGCGGATGATGCTG GTAACAATGCATCTGGTCAGCCTGAATCTAAACTTGATGGATGTTCAGAGCAGAAACCTGCATCTAAAGAACTGCCAGAGTACCTCAAGCAGAAGTTAAAAGCTCGGGGTATTCTTAAAGATGATAGACATTCCGAAGATCCT AAAGCTACTTCAGCTGAATTTATGGGAAATGAAAAGCTGCCTCCAGGATGG GTGAAAGCAAAAGATCCGGGAAGTggtgcattttattattataatgaaAGTACCGGGAGGAGTCAATGGGAAAAACCCGGCGAAGCATCCTTAACCCAGCAATCAACAACGGTTTTGTGTCTTCCAGATAGTTGGGTGGAGGCATTAGATGAAACAACAG GTCATAAATATTACTACAATACAAAAACTAAGGTATCACAATGGAAGCATCCTAATTCTACTCAGAAAGTTGTGTCGGATCAGTTGGTCTCATCAGTTGGTCATGTGGATGACCAATCATCTAATTTACCAAGGTGCATGGGCTGTGGTGGTTGGGGTGTTGGCCTTGTGCAAGCATGGAGTTACTGCAGTCACTGCACAAG AGTTCTCAATCTTCCACAATGTCAGTATTTGTCCTCGAATTTGATTAATCAGCAAAGCAGTGCTCCACATCCCAGGGAAAATTCTGATAAAATGGCTAGCAAACAGAG GGCTAGCTGGAAACCTCCAATTGATAagggaaataaaaaaatgggCAAGAAGCGCGCtcatgaagaggatgatgagtTGGATCCTATGGACCCCAGCTCCTATTCAGATGCTCCTCGTGGTGGCTG GGTGGTGGGTCTGAAAAGCGTGCAGCCACGGGCAGCTGACACAACAGCAACC GGTCCTCTGTTTCAACAACGACCATATCCATCACCTGGAGCCGTTTTACGAAAGAACGCTGAAGTTGCCTCTCAGAAAAAGAaaccaaattcaaattttactcCCATATCCAAGAGGGGCGATGGCAGCGATGGGCTTGGTGATGCAGATTAG
- the LOC25483291 gene encoding 3-oxoacyl-[acyl-carrier-protein] reductase FabG, with product MGKEEVELEPWQKLDDKVVLVTGASSGLGYDFCLDLAKAGCRIVAAARRLDRLHSLCHQINNLYGNGNLLNLRAVAVELDVSADGASIDKSVHKAWDAFGHIDTLINNAGVRGSVKSPLDLSEDEWNHVFKTNLTGSWLVSKYVCKRICDAHRKGSIINISSTSGLNRGNLSGAVAYASSKAGLNMLTKVMALELGAHKIRVNSISPGIFKSEITEKLVEKAWLNNVITKINPLRSLVASDPGLTSLARYLIHDASEYVTGNNFIVDCGVTLPGVPIYSSL from the exons ATGGGAAAAGAAGAGGTAGAGCTAGAGCCATGGCAGAAGCTAGACGACAAAGTGGTGTTAGTAACCGGCGCATCCTCCGGCCTCGGATACGACTTCTGTCTCGATCTCGCTAAAGCCGGCTGCAGGATCGTTGCCGCTGCTCGCCGTCTCGACCGTCTCCACTCCCTCTGCCATCAAATCAACAATCTATACGGAAACGGAAACCTCCTCAACCTCCGCGCCGTAGCCGTTGAACTCGACGTCTCCGCAGACGGCGCTTCCATCGACAAGTCCGTGCATAAGGCGTGGGATGCCTTTGGGCATATTGATACATTGATTAACAATGCTGGTGTTAGAGGGAGTGTTAAATCTCCTTTGGATTTGTCTGAAGATGAATGGAATCATGTTTTTAAAACTAACTTAACTGGTTCTTGGTTGGTTTCAAAATATGTATGTAAACGTATTTGTGATGCACACCGAAAAGGTTCTATTATTAATATTTCTTCAACTTCTGGTTTAAATCGGGGAAACCTCTCTGGTGCTGTTGCATATGCATCTTCAAAGGCTGGACTCAACATGCTTACAAAG GTCATGGCTTTGGAATTGGGTGCTCACAAAATTAGAGTGAATTCAATATCTCCTGGAATTTTCAAATCTGAAATCACTGAAAAATTAGTAGAAAAAGCTTGGCTGAATAATGTGATCACGAAAATAAACCCTTTGAGAAGTTTGGTTGCTTCAGATCCTGGATTGACATCTTTGGCTCGTTACCTAATTCATGATGCTTCTGAATATGTCACGGGTAAcaattttattgttgattgtgGAGTAACCTTACCTGGTGTGCCGATTTATTCTTCTTTGTAA